A window from Urocitellus parryii isolate mUroPar1 chromosome 1, mUroPar1.hap1, whole genome shotgun sequence encodes these proteins:
- the Smim32 gene encoding small integral membrane protein 32 has protein sequence MYGDVFNATGGPEAAVGGALAPGATVKAEGALPLELATARGMRDGTATKPDLPTYLLLFFLLLLSVALVVLFIGCQLRHSAFAALPHDRSLRDARAPWKTRPV, from the coding sequence ATGTACGGAGACGTGTTCAACGCCACGGGCGGCCCGGAGGCGGCGGTCGGTGGTGCTCTGGCTCCAGGAGCCACCGTCAAGGCAGAGGGCGCTTTGCCTCTGGAGCTGGCCACCGCGCGCGGTATGAGGGATGGCACCGCCACAAAGCCTGACCTGCCCACCTACCTGCTGCTCTTCTTCCTGCTGCTGCTTTCCGTGGCGCTCGTCGTCCTCTTCATCGGCTGCCAGCTGCGCCACTCGGCCTTCGCCGCGCTGCCCCACGACCGTTCGCTGCGCGACGCCCGTGCTCCCTGGAAGACGCGGCCGGTTTAG